From a region of the Propionispora vibrioides genome:
- a CDS encoding Ppx/GppA phosphatase family protein — MSGKAPDLFAAVHIGSEQISLQIVEYKSLQDIKVIERANYQMVLGEETFKTGQISFSAVSELCELLKGYRRLLAEYGVTEYRLVATTAIREADNQQYIIDQIRVKTGFRVEVAGMTQEIFYKYVALYRRMQEAQLANRTDAVLFVDISSGGLGITLYKQGALIYQQNLHIGILRIKESFEKHQRESLHFHKALEEFIYSVIAPVQEELGRHQIKYLVLSGLETNLLLSILGREPQEAVSYISLHDFYQLYKQVVNLNLLQIIDIFNLAENKADMVLPTIILYRQIMALTDVEQIVIANDQFIDGITTLYIAENTKDVWLHDIEAQLVSLARSFARRYRYNEAHAEKVEEIALIIYDRIVKLHGMGKRERLLLKVAAILHDIGKFINLRRHYLYSYRLILSSDILGFSEEEKIIMASVAYYHSKGTPSDFESGFNSLTKEQKVTVAKLAAILRLANSLDCTHRQKIVKSTASFNEEMLIVAVEAREDISLEEWTFEEKARFFENVFGIRAILKRQAG; from the coding sequence ATGTCAGGAAAGGCTCCTGATCTGTTTGCCGCCGTGCATATCGGATCGGAACAAATTAGTTTGCAAATTGTGGAATATAAAAGCCTACAGGATATTAAAGTGATTGAGAGGGCCAATTATCAAATGGTCCTGGGGGAGGAGACCTTTAAGACCGGACAGATCAGTTTCAGCGCGGTCAGTGAACTGTGCGAACTGCTTAAGGGCTACCGGCGTTTGCTGGCGGAATACGGTGTTACAGAATACCGGCTGGTGGCTACGACAGCCATCCGGGAAGCCGATAACCAACAATATATTATTGATCAGATCCGGGTGAAAACAGGCTTTCGCGTAGAAGTGGCCGGGATGACCCAGGAAATTTTCTATAAATATGTGGCGCTCTATCGCCGGATGCAGGAGGCTCAATTAGCCAACCGGACAGATGCGGTGCTGTTTGTAGATATTTCGTCAGGCGGTTTAGGCATTACCTTATATAAACAGGGCGCTTTAATTTACCAGCAGAATCTCCATATCGGCATTTTGCGTATTAAGGAAAGCTTTGAAAAGCATCAGCGGGAATCGCTGCATTTTCATAAAGCCCTGGAAGAATTTATCTATAGCGTCATTGCGCCGGTTCAGGAAGAGCTGGGCAGGCATCAAATTAAGTATTTGGTGCTGTCCGGTCTGGAAACCAATCTATTGCTGAGCATCTTGGGGCGGGAACCGCAGGAAGCGGTATCTTATATCAGTTTACATGATTTTTACCAATTATATAAGCAGGTTGTTAACTTAAATTTATTGCAAATCATTGATATCTTCAATCTGGCTGAAAATAAGGCCGATATGGTGCTACCTACTATTATACTATACCGGCAGATTATGGCGCTGACCGATGTGGAACAAATTGTTATCGCCAACGACCAGTTTATTGATGGAATTACCACTTTGTATATTGCAGAAAATACAAAAGACGTCTGGTTACATGATATTGAGGCGCAACTGGTCAGCTTGGCACGGAGTTTTGCCCGCCGGTATCGCTACAACGAAGCGCATGCGGAAAAGGTGGAAGAAATCGCGCTGATTATTTATGACCGGATTGTAAAGCTGCATGGCATGGGGAAACGGGAACGGCTGCTGCTAAAAGTGGCGGCTATTTTGCACGACATCGGTAAATTTATCAATTTGCGCCGTCATTATCTTTATTCCTACCGGTTGATTCTGTCTTCGGATATATTGGGCTTTAGCGAGGAAGAAAAGATTATTATGGCCAGTGTGGCCTACTATCACTCCAAGGGAACGCCGTCGGATTTTGAAAGCGGCTTTAACAGCCTGACCAAAGAGCAGAAGGTGACGGTGGCTAAGCTGGCGGCTATTTTGCGGCTGGCTAACTCGCTGGATTGTACACACCGGCAAAAAATAGTGAAAAGTACGGCTTCCTTTAACGAGGAGATGTTGATTGTCGCTGTAGAGGCAAGAGAGGATATTTCGCTGGAAGAGTGGACTTTTGAAGAGAAAGCGAGATTTTTTGAAAATGTCTTTGGCATCCGGGCAATTTTAAAGAGACAGGCAGGTTGA
- the ppx gene encoding exopolyphosphatase, whose protein sequence is MTERIAIIDLGSNSARLIVMHIYEKGAYNLVYNQKESVRLSEGMNATLHLQPEAIGRALSTLKIFAHMCQLFQVDKIIGVATAAVRNAKNGDQFIALAEKETGILLDVISGELEAELGFIGAMNTIDLTDGLLFDLGGGSTELTLVKNRQIKQSISLPFGAVTLTERFGLQDKVNDAKIAELQAFIQAQLASLPWLKKTFAPLVGIGGTARNIAKIDQRLKNYPFAKVHNYRLGPLSFDQILELIDKTSLAQRRKLPGLSSERADIIIAGVNIVKGLLDITQAPQLVISGCGVREGLFLQYYQAKYQQPPIMKNILEHSTHNVLLAHEGDPNHAYHIASLAETLFDGWQDHLALRSGDKKLLKVAALLHDIGITINYYDHPRHSSYLIENARLFGLTHREQILAAVIAGWHNGTSAKYYRNRIYSEFLDEGDWHIARKLAMLLAIAECLDVTQMGLVKTVQALIKAKAAVLKLYLSEPAPIERQALQKCDKWIKKDLGLALEIEECFI, encoded by the coding sequence GTGACAGAACGGATTGCAATCATTGATTTAGGCTCCAACTCCGCCCGCCTTATTGTCATGCATATTTATGAAAAAGGTGCCTATAATCTGGTCTACAATCAAAAAGAGTCGGTACGGTTAAGCGAAGGCATGAATGCCACTTTGCATTTACAGCCCGAAGCCATTGGCCGGGCTTTAAGCACCCTAAAAATTTTTGCTCACATGTGTCAGTTATTTCAGGTGGACAAGATCATCGGCGTCGCCACCGCCGCTGTCCGTAATGCCAAAAACGGCGATCAGTTTATCGCCCTGGCGGAAAAGGAAACCGGTATCCTGCTGGATGTAATCAGCGGTGAACTGGAAGCAGAACTGGGCTTTATCGGCGCAATGAACACCATCGATCTTACGGACGGCCTGCTGTTTGATTTGGGCGGCGGCAGTACAGAACTGACTCTGGTGAAAAACCGGCAAATCAAGCAAAGCATCAGCCTGCCCTTTGGTGCCGTTACACTAACCGAACGCTTCGGTCTGCAGGACAAAGTCAATGATGCCAAAATTGCTGAATTACAGGCCTTCATCCAGGCTCAGCTCGCCAGCCTGCCCTGGCTGAAGAAAACCTTCGCTCCCTTGGTCGGCATTGGCGGCACTGCCCGCAATATTGCTAAAATAGACCAAAGACTTAAAAACTATCCCTTCGCCAAAGTACATAATTACCGCCTGGGCCCTCTATCCTTTGATCAAATCCTGGAACTGATTGACAAGACCAGCCTGGCGCAGCGCCGCAAACTGCCCGGACTTAGCAGTGAGCGGGCCGACATCATTATCGCCGGTGTTAACATCGTCAAAGGGTTGCTCGACATAACCCAGGCCCCCCAGTTGGTCATCAGCGGCTGCGGTGTCCGGGAAGGGCTGTTTTTGCAATACTATCAAGCCAAATATCAGCAGCCTCCGATCATGAAGAATATTCTGGAGCATAGTACCCATAACGTCCTTCTGGCTCACGAAGGCGACCCAAACCACGCCTATCATATAGCATCCCTGGCCGAAACCCTGTTTGACGGCTGGCAGGATCATCTGGCACTCCGTTCCGGTGACAAGAAACTGCTGAAGGTGGCAGCCCTGTTGCATGACATCGGCATCACTATCAATTACTATGATCATCCCCGCCATAGTTCATACCTAATTGAAAATGCCCGTCTATTCGGTTTGACACACCGGGAGCAAATACTGGCTGCCGTCATTGCCGGCTGGCACAACGGCACCTCCGCCAAATACTACCGCAATAGAATCTATAGTGAATTTTTAGATGAAGGAGACTGGCATATTGCCCGGAAGCTAGCCATGCTGCTGGCCATCGCCGAATGCTTGGACGTCACCCAGATGGGTCTGGTCAAAACGGTACAGGCTTTGATAAAAGCGAAGGCCGCCGTTCTCAAGCTGTACTTAAGCGAACCGGCTCCGATCGAACGCCAGGCATTACAAAAATGTGACAAGTGGATCAAAAAGGACCTTGGCCTGGCACTGGAAATCGAAGAATGTTTCATATAA
- a CDS encoding two-component system sensor histidine kinase NtrB, with protein MYSAEAAASKLVHYSREDEYKDYFETTTTGILYLDSNGRIKNLNREAERICGVDRKRALGKQAEQVFQDFGYKFLKVFSPADCDNLYTTSVRINVNEQALYLHINALKLTGSNGEMTGMIVILQDVSAVRAAIKQIQTTQMLVSLGELAAGVAHHVRTPLTTLSGYLQVMLGRLENDQYTVKRDTLEVLLDEVSYINDVVKELVLFAKPPVNKEPQVDINRILHEALLLTFKDLGGEKINIHKQLATNLPLVALDVNLVKQAVVNIMQNSLEAMAEEGTLTVKSWLNSELNMLVIGIYDTGNGIPTEILSRIFEPFYTTKLDRMGLGLPIAHRIISEHGGFIHVNADEQGGTKVKIYLPIVDDRLRRLTVVHQQLLNLQ; from the coding sequence ATGTATTCAGCGGAAGCGGCAGCCAGTAAGTTGGTACATTACTCTCGTGAAGATGAATATAAAGATTATTTTGAAACAACGACGACCGGAATTCTCTATCTCGACAGTAACGGGAGAATTAAAAATTTAAATAGAGAAGCAGAACGGATTTGTGGCGTTGACCGGAAGCGGGCGCTGGGAAAACAGGCTGAACAGGTGTTTCAGGATTTCGGCTACAAATTTCTGAAAGTATTTTCGCCTGCCGATTGTGACAATCTGTATACTACCAGTGTAAGAATCAATGTAAACGAGCAGGCTCTTTACCTGCATATTAATGCGTTGAAGTTAACCGGGTCAAATGGGGAAATGACAGGCATGATCGTTATTTTGCAGGATGTTTCGGCGGTTCGGGCGGCGATCAAGCAAATACAGACAACGCAGATGCTGGTTTCACTGGGAGAACTGGCTGCCGGCGTGGCTCATCATGTCAGGACGCCGCTTACCACGCTGAGCGGTTATTTACAGGTTATGCTGGGGCGTCTGGAAAACGATCAGTATACCGTGAAGCGCGATACACTGGAAGTATTGCTGGATGAAGTGTCCTATATCAATGATGTGGTGAAAGAACTGGTGCTGTTTGCCAAACCGCCGGTGAACAAAGAGCCGCAGGTAGATATTAACCGGATTTTGCACGAGGCGCTGCTGCTAACCTTTAAAGATCTGGGCGGTGAAAAGATCAATATTCATAAACAGTTGGCGACCAATCTTCCCTTAGTCGCCCTGGATGTCAATCTGGTTAAGCAGGCCGTCGTCAATATCATGCAAAACTCCCTGGAGGCCATGGCGGAGGAAGGGACGTTAACCGTGAAGTCCTGGTTGAATTCCGAATTGAACATGTTGGTCATTGGGATATATGATACGGGTAACGGAATTCCGACGGAGATCCTGTCGCGGATTTTTGAACCTTTTTACACGACCAAGCTTGACCGGATGGGGCTTGGGCTACCGATTGCCCACCGTATTATCAGTGAACATGGCGGGTTTATCCATGTCAATGCCGATGAACAGGGCGGCACGAAAGTAAAGATATATCTGCCCATTGTCGATGACAGGCTCCGCCGGTTGACGGTGGTGCACCAGCAACTGTTAAACCTGCAATAA
- a CDS encoding DUF421 domain-containing protein, whose protein sequence is MAGSEFLRDTWQTSLVFLSLLVFTRILGNTQIGQLTLYEYISGITIGSIAANVAAADPDKTVSHYYDLVLFVLLTYLISHLTIRSRRLRKLIDGSPTVVIENGRIMTANMGKLRYDLDELNGQLRQQGILDPAEVQYAVVETSGNLSVIKKSDYQTVTRSDIKLASPDPTFPLELIMDGEVIFKNLQGNYSLDWLNGQLASKGITGPDKISYAAIDSKGKLYISPTPLPTKSSGSV, encoded by the coding sequence ATGGCCGGATCAGAATTTCTCCGTGACACCTGGCAAACCTCGCTGGTGTTTTTAAGCCTGCTCGTTTTTACCCGTATTTTAGGTAATACACAAATTGGCCAGTTGACCCTATATGAATATATCAGCGGCATTACCATCGGTTCCATCGCCGCCAATGTGGCCGCAGCCGACCCGGATAAAACAGTGAGTCATTATTACGATCTAGTCCTGTTTGTTCTGCTTACCTATCTTATTTCCCATCTGACCATCCGGAGCCGCCGGCTACGCAAACTCATTGACGGTTCTCCCACCGTGGTTATTGAGAATGGCCGCATTATGACTGCCAACATGGGAAAACTTCGCTACGACCTGGATGAACTGAACGGGCAGCTACGCCAACAAGGCATCCTGGATCCAGCCGAAGTGCAGTATGCCGTAGTGGAAACCTCCGGCAATCTAAGCGTCATAAAAAAATCCGATTACCAGACGGTAACCAGAAGCGATATTAAGCTGGCCTCGCCGGACCCGACATTTCCGCTCGAACTGATCATGGACGGCGAAGTAATCTTCAAAAACCTGCAGGGAAATTATTCTCTCGATTGGCTGAACGGGCAGCTTGCCAGCAAAGGAATTACCGGCCCCGACAAGATCAGCTATGCAGCAATTGATTCTAAGGGAAAACTATATATCAGCCCAACACCGCTCCCGACCAAAAGCTCCGGCTCAGTTTAG
- a CDS encoding DUF535 family protein: MRQYIEISHELYATNTLENYWRRPVFVVRALLHNRHMQELIRFFTADALLNHLPLTRNYAFEQAARHWFYRQSSFWGRIKLIKEHYSLFVSLLKKDALQHIYSGGSIVLWEQDYKGGQLRLEVCFHDCHKKEGLLAIELKLDGERIQQVTFWGGYEAGRETALWIGALQGAPDGRQMNHDLTKFCFGYRPHNLVLYAVRCFARELGFRHMYAVSNYGFYTGNHLRLDRKLKRSLDVFWQEIGGTLTEDRRFFALPLEEPRKDLSEVKSHKRNLYRQRFAMLDCVDAAISEAIAINLMGQ, encoded by the coding sequence ATGAGACAGTATATTGAGATCAGTCATGAATTGTATGCGACAAATACTTTGGAGAACTATTGGCGGCGGCCTGTGTTTGTTGTTAGAGCGTTGCTTCATAACAGGCACATGCAGGAATTAATTCGCTTTTTTACCGCTGATGCTTTACTTAATCATTTGCCTTTGACCCGCAACTACGCATTTGAACAGGCGGCGAGGCACTGGTTTTATCGGCAGTCAAGTTTTTGGGGGCGAATCAAATTAATAAAAGAGCATTATTCCTTGTTTGTTTCCTTGCTTAAAAAAGATGCTTTGCAACATATCTATTCGGGTGGCAGTATCGTTCTTTGGGAGCAGGACTACAAAGGAGGACAGCTACGGCTGGAAGTATGCTTTCATGACTGCCATAAAAAGGAAGGTCTGCTGGCTATCGAATTAAAGCTGGACGGAGAGCGGATTCAGCAAGTGACTTTTTGGGGAGGTTATGAAGCCGGCCGGGAAACGGCTTTATGGATTGGCGCATTGCAGGGAGCACCGGACGGACGGCAAATGAATCATGATCTGACTAAATTTTGCTTCGGCTACCGTCCACACAATCTGGTGCTGTATGCCGTTCGTTGTTTCGCCAGAGAGTTGGGCTTCCGGCATATGTATGCGGTATCCAATTATGGGTTTTATACCGGCAATCATCTGCGGCTGGACCGCAAGCTAAAACGGTCACTGGATGTGTTTTGGCAGGAAATTGGCGGAACGTTGACTGAAGACCGGCGCTTTTTTGCTTTACCGTTAGAAGAGCCACGTAAGGATTTGAGTGAGGTCAAATCCCATAAACGGAATCTTTACCGGCAGCGTTTCGCGATGCTGGACTGTGTGGACGCTGCAATCAGCGAGGCGATTGCAATAAATTTAATGGGTCAATAA
- a CDS encoding methyl-accepting chemotaxis protein has translation MHIRSLGVKGKIMAIMAMIVLVAIGATVGPILYLQTEKMYQSYQNEALSSSRAMEEMFSESERKTKAVANLAALLPGLAEATYAGDGPKILQLIRDIPKSDVDYVTITDKNGVVLARTHSPKTGDSIANIYAVQQAMTGNMSTTVENSPATPLSIRTCLPIRLPDGQVVGTLSVSVDGAQQALVDKVKEIYQVDATVFGGDTRVSTTVMKDGQRAIGTKASGAVIAKVLQEKAVYTGVADVNGKPYVTAYRPISGAQDEPVGMLFAGKSLEQYYADRNHQIFVTVIAALAVLVFCLGLSYWLTKVFCVPLEKLTMAVKAFSQGNLSVTVDHAAADEFGTLARGFNNMGTELRKLVGMVNGQAEQLAASSEELTAGTEQSALASQQVATSIAQVAEGAAMQLAAVEESVQSIRQMADLVQHAAEQMVQVAAEATETSAKATQGDAMVKQAVSQMDHIKSAVGTSAELVTVLGTRSQEIGQIIDTISGIAGQTNLLALNAAIEAARAGEQGRGFAVVAEEVRKLAEQSQAAAQKITELINEIQRDTEQTVQAMHNGTQEVGNGAEIVMAAGNAFQEIERRISQINSSVGTLSTSIQEINQSNKAVVGNIDKIDSLSKAAVAEAETVSAATEEQSASMEEMAASSRGLADMAQNLITAVGKFSI, from the coding sequence ATGCATATCCGTAGTTTAGGAGTTAAAGGAAAAATCATGGCTATTATGGCCATGATAGTATTGGTGGCTATCGGAGCAACCGTCGGGCCGATTTTGTATTTACAGACTGAAAAGATGTATCAAAGTTACCAAAATGAAGCGCTAAGCAGTAGCAGGGCCATGGAAGAAATGTTTAGCGAAAGTGAGCGCAAAACAAAGGCGGTAGCTAATTTGGCAGCCCTGCTGCCGGGACTCGCTGAAGCCACTTACGCTGGTGACGGGCCTAAAATATTGCAATTAATTCGGGACATACCGAAAAGTGATGTTGACTATGTTACGATTACCGATAAAAACGGTGTGGTTCTGGCCCGGACTCATTCCCCGAAAACGGGGGACAGTATTGCTAACATCTACGCAGTGCAACAGGCCATGACCGGCAACATGTCCACTACGGTGGAAAATTCCCCGGCTACGCCGTTAAGCATTCGCACTTGCCTGCCGATTCGTTTGCCAGACGGACAGGTTGTGGGGACTCTTTCCGTCAGTGTTGACGGAGCACAGCAAGCGTTAGTGGATAAAGTGAAAGAAATTTACCAGGTCGATGCGACGGTTTTCGGTGGCGATACCCGGGTAAGCACCACGGTGATGAAGGATGGGCAGCGGGCGATTGGAACCAAAGCCAGTGGAGCCGTCATTGCCAAGGTATTGCAGGAAAAAGCAGTATATACGGGAGTGGCCGATGTAAACGGCAAACCCTATGTTACAGCTTACCGCCCTATTTCGGGAGCCCAGGATGAGCCGGTAGGCATGCTGTTTGCCGGAAAGAGCCTGGAACAGTATTACGCCGATCGCAATCACCAAATTTTTGTTACTGTTATAGCGGCGTTGGCTGTGCTGGTATTCTGTCTTGGTCTATCCTACTGGCTGACTAAAGTATTTTGTGTTCCCCTGGAAAAGCTTACTATGGCCGTAAAGGCATTTAGTCAAGGCAATTTGTCGGTTACAGTCGATCATGCAGCGGCCGATGAGTTCGGCACGCTGGCCCGGGGCTTTAACAATATGGGTACTGAATTGAGAAAACTGGTCGGCATGGTAAATGGTCAGGCGGAGCAACTGGCGGCCTCCTCGGAAGAGCTTACCGCCGGGACAGAGCAATCAGCCTTAGCCTCCCAACAGGTCGCGACTTCTATTGCTCAAGTTGCCGAAGGCGCGGCTATGCAGCTTGCAGCCGTGGAAGAGAGTGTGCAGTCCATCCGCCAGATGGCGGACCTTGTTCAGCACGCGGCAGAGCAGATGGTCCAGGTTGCCGCCGAGGCGACTGAGACGTCGGCTAAGGCTACGCAAGGTGACGCTATGGTCAAACAGGCTGTGAGCCAAATGGATCATATTAAAAGCGCTGTAGGGACTTCGGCTGAACTTGTGACCGTGTTGGGGACCCGCTCGCAGGAAATCGGACAAATTATTGATACGATCAGCGGTATTGCGGGACAAACCAATTTACTTGCTTTGAACGCCGCGATTGAAGCGGCGAGAGCGGGTGAACAGGGACGGGGGTTTGCCGTCGTGGCCGAAGAGGTGCGGAAATTGGCGGAACAGTCCCAGGCAGCAGCCCAAAAGATCACCGAACTGATCAACGAAATACAGCGAGACACCGAACAGACGGTACAGGCTATGCACAACGGCACTCAAGAAGTTGGGAATGGTGCAGAAATCGTTATGGCTGCCGGTAATGCCTTTCAGGAAATCGAGCGAAGAATTTCCCAGATCAACAGCAGCGTAGGCACGTTGTCTACTTCTATACAGGAGATTAATCAAAGCAACAAGGCTGTGGTTGGCAATATTGATAAGATCGACAGTCTTAGTAAAGCAGCCGTTGCGGAAGCTGAAACGGTATCGGCCGCGACTGAGGAGCAGTCGGCGTCTATGGAGGAAATGGCGGCATCGAGCAGAGGTCTGGCAGATATGGCGCAAAATCTGATAACGGCGGTAGGAAAATTTAGTATTTAA
- the sdhB gene encoding succinate dehydrogenase iron-sulfur subunit has protein sequence MAETNKKVHFIIERQDGPTSQPYTEEFEVDYRPALNVVAALMEIQKNPVTKDGKKTTAVVWECNCLEKVCGACMMVINGKAQQACAALIDHLEQPIRLAPARTFPVIRDLMIDRSVMFESLKKVQAWVKVDGSWQIHNDAPRQNPKTADTAYEISRCMTCGCCMHACPNVNSGSDFIGPAPMVQAHLFNLHPTGEYNKEDRINALMQKGGIGSCGNSQNCVQACPKDIKLTEYIAKLNRDVNKQALLNMLNK, from the coding sequence ATGGCAGAAACAAACAAAAAAGTACATTTTATCATAGAAAGACAAGATGGTCCTACTTCCCAGCCTTACACGGAAGAGTTTGAAGTAGACTATCGCCCGGCACTTAATGTGGTTGCGGCGCTGATGGAAATTCAGAAGAATCCTGTAACGAAGGACGGCAAAAAGACAACGGCTGTTGTCTGGGAATGCAATTGTCTCGAGAAAGTATGCGGCGCCTGCATGATGGTCATCAACGGAAAGGCACAGCAAGCCTGCGCAGCCTTGATTGATCATCTTGAACAACCGATCAGACTGGCTCCGGCAAGAACCTTCCCCGTTATCCGGGATCTTATGATTGACCGTTCGGTCATGTTTGAAAGCTTAAAAAAGGTACAGGCTTGGGTAAAAGTTGATGGCAGCTGGCAGATTCATAATGATGCTCCCCGTCAAAACCCTAAGACTGCCGATACAGCTTATGAGATTTCCCGTTGCATGACCTGTGGCTGCTGCATGCATGCTTGTCCCAATGTAAACTCGGGCTCCGATTTCATTGGACCGGCTCCGATGGTGCAGGCTCATTTATTCAACCTGCATCCTACCGGCGAGTACAATAAGGAAGACCGTATTAACGCATTGATGCAAAAAGGCGGTATCGGTAGCTGTGGCAACAGCCAAAACTGCGTACAGGCTTGCCCGAAAGACATTAAACTGACCGAATACATTGCCAAGTTAAACCGTGATGTCAACAAACAAGCTTTGTTGAACATGTTAAATAAGTAA
- the sdhA gene encoding succinate dehydrogenase flavoprotein subunit has product MKKKIIVVGGGLSGLMATLKICEAGGEVELFSYCPVKRSHSLCAQGGINACMDTKGENDSTYEHFDDTVYGGDFLADQTAIKGMCEAAPKLIKMFDRMGVPFTRTAEGILDLRNFGGQKNKRTLFSGSTTGQQLLYALDEQVRAWEVKGAVTKYEFWEFIKVIKNKEGVCRGIVAQDMNAMEIKAFRADTVILATGGPGMVFGRCTASTICNGSAVSAVYQQGAHIGNPEFIQIHPTAIPGSDKNRLMSEACRGEGGRVWVYKDGKPWYFLEEMYPAYGNLVPRDVASRAIYDVCVNQKLGINGENKVYLDLSHIPAEYLERKLGGILEMYSEFVGDDPRKVPMQIYPSVHYSMGGIWVDTKHNTNIPGLMASGECDYQYHGANRLGANSLLSAAYSGTVSGPEAMRWAKEGNKGSELTDEDLARAAKECQDEYDAILKMDGTENAHELHHELGDLMNQYVTIERVNKDLDYCFEEVKKILQRWNNIGLSDRRTWANQEAMFARQLRNMIIYALVVTKAARMRDESRGAHFKREFPERNDERFMKITVAEFDPATEEPKISYGDFDHSLVKPRPRNYAVAKKE; this is encoded by the coding sequence GTGAAAAAGAAAATTATTGTTGTTGGTGGTGGCTTGTCTGGGTTAATGGCTACCTTGAAGATTTGTGAAGCCGGCGGCGAAGTTGAATTATTCTCCTATTGCCCGGTAAAGCGCTCTCATTCACTTTGTGCCCAGGGCGGCATCAATGCCTGCATGGATACAAAGGGTGAAAATGATAGTACTTATGAACATTTTGATGATACCGTTTATGGCGGTGACTTCCTGGCCGATCAGACGGCAATCAAGGGCATGTGTGAAGCCGCACCTAAACTGATCAAAATGTTTGATCGCATGGGCGTTCCCTTTACCCGTACGGCCGAAGGTATTCTTGACCTTCGTAATTTTGGCGGCCAGAAAAACAAACGTACTTTGTTTTCCGGTTCGACGACCGGTCAGCAGCTCTTATATGCCCTGGACGAGCAGGTTCGGGCCTGGGAAGTAAAAGGTGCTGTTACTAAATACGAATTCTGGGAATTTATCAAAGTCATTAAAAATAAAGAAGGCGTTTGCCGCGGTATCGTAGCGCAAGATATGAACGCTATGGAAATCAAAGCATTCCGTGCCGATACGGTTATCCTGGCAACAGGCGGCCCCGGCATGGTGTTCGGCAGATGTACCGCTTCGACGATCTGTAACGGATCGGCCGTATCTGCTGTGTACCAGCAAGGCGCGCATATTGGCAACCCCGAATTTATTCAAATTCATCCCACTGCTATCCCTGGTTCAGACAAAAACCGTTTGATGTCTGAAGCTTGCCGTGGTGAAGGTGGTCGGGTCTGGGTATACAAAGATGGTAAGCCTTGGTACTTCCTGGAAGAAATGTATCCTGCCTATGGCAATCTTGTACCCCGTGACGTGGCATCCCGCGCTATTTATGATGTGTGCGTAAACCAGAAGCTGGGTATTAATGGTGAGAATAAGGTATATCTTGATCTTTCGCACATTCCGGCCGAATATCTGGAGCGTAAATTGGGCGGTATCTTGGAAATGTATTCGGAATTCGTGGGCGATGACCCCCGTAAAGTTCCGATGCAGATTTATCCGTCTGTCCATTATTCCATGGGCGGCATCTGGGTAGATACCAAACACAATACAAATATTCCTGGCCTTATGGCCTCCGGCGAATGTGACTACCAATATCACGGTGCAAACCGTCTGGGCGCAAACTCGCTGCTTTCCGCCGCTTATTCCGGCACGGTTTCCGGTCCGGAAGCTATGCGCTGGGCCAAAGAAGGAAATAAAGGTTCGGAACTTACCGATGAAGATTTGGCGAGGGCAGCAAAAGAGTGCCAGGATGAATATGATGCGATTCTCAAAATGGATGGTACGGAAAATGCTCATGAACTTCACCATGAACTTGGCGATTTAATGAACCAGTACGTTACCATTGAACGGGTAAACAAAGACCTGGATTATTGCTTCGAAGAAGTAAAGAAAATTCTTCAGCGTTGGAATAATATCGGCTTATCCGACAGAAGAACCTGGGCTAACCAGGAGGCTATGTTTGCAAGACAACTGCGCAATATGATTATTTACGCTCTGGTTGTAACTAAGGCAGCACGTATGCGTGATGAAAGCCGTGGGGCTCACTTTAAACGGGAGTTCCCCGAACGTAACGACGAACGTTTCATGAAAATAACCGTTGCGGAGTTCGATCCGGCAACCGAAGAACCTAAGATCAGCTATGGCGACTTTGATCATTCCTTGGTGAAGCCCCGTCCGCGTAACTATGCTGTTGCTAAGAAAGAGTAA